DNA sequence from the bacterium genome:
CGCGCCGATGCGCAGGGTGCGCATCAGCCGCGCCGCGTCCGCCATCGAGCTGCCGACCGTGATCGCGGTGGGCTCGGGGCTCATCACCAGCTCCACCCGCACCGTCTGCGGATCGGCGGTCGGCACCGGCGGCCGCTTGCGGCGCGAGCTCGCCGCGTCGAAGACGGAGGGGAACGCGTCGCGCAGGTCGCGATCGGTGACGATGCCCACCAGACGCCCGTCGACGATCACCGGCAACTGATTGACCCGGTGCCGCTCCATCAGCTCGCGCGCGTGCTGGATCGAGTCGAGCGGCTTCACGGCGTGCACCGGGCTCTTCATCCATCGTCGGACTTCCATTTGCTGCCTCCTCGTCTCTGGCGCCCCGGCCGCTGCCGCTCACCGCGCCGCGGCGCTGGTCACACCACTTCGATCTCGCACGCCAGCACCGGCCGCAGGGCCAGCGAGTTGGTGACCAGGCACGCGCGCTCCGCCTTCTCCAGCAGCCGCGCCGCCTTCTCGCGCTCCGCCTCGGCGGAGAGGACGAGATGGGCGCGCAATGCGATCGCGGTGAAGCGGGTGACGCCCTCGATGCGGTCGAGGGTGCCGTCGCCGTCGCAGGTCAGGCGCACCCAGGTGAGCTTCGAGGCCTGCGCGATGGCGCGGAAGGTGAGCACGAAGCAGGTCACCACCGCGCCGATCAGCAGGGTCTCCGGCGACCACTGGTCCCCCGGACCGCCGAACTGCGGCGGCGCAGCGGCAGCGAGCGGCGGCAAGCCGGCGCCGGTGACGGCGATCGCGCCATCGGCGCCACCCGAGCCCTGGACCCGATACTGGTGCGGAAGTGGATGCATGCCCGGGAATCAAGCAAGCACCTTGCCCGAACCGACGTTCCCCACCAGCGCGGCGCTTCGCGACCGACGGAAGCGCTCGCGTCTCACTTCTCGGAAGATTCGCCGCCGCCACCCCCTCGGTGGGCGCGGCGCGAGCCCGCACGGCAATGGTCTCCGGATTGCTCCCGCGAACGATCGGGAGAACGGCGATGGCGAGGCAGTCGGCAGAGGAGCTGGACGCGGCGAAGACGGTGCTGATCCGCGATCGACGCGAGGGGCTGGAGGCGATGGTCGTGGTCGACGACGTCGCCTGCGGACCATCCATCGGCGGCATCCGCATGGCGCCGGACGTGACCCTCGAGGAGGTGGCGCGGCTCGCCCGGGCGATGACGCTCAAGAACGCGGCGGCGGGCCTGCCGCACGGCGGCGGCAAGGCGGGAATCGTCGCCGATCCGCTCATGCCGGCGGAGAAGAAGGAGCGTCTGGTGCGGGCCTTCGGGCGGGCGATTCGCGGCCTGGACGAGTACATCCCCGGCCCCGACATGGGCACCGACGAACGCTGCATGGCCTACCTGCACGACGAGATCGGGCGCGCCGCCGGACTGCCGCGCG
Encoded proteins:
- a CDS encoding CBS domain-containing protein; this encodes MEVRRWMKSPVHAVKPLDSIQHARELMERHRVNQLPVIVDGRLVGIVTDRDLRDAFPSVFDAASSRRKRPPVPTADPQTVRVELVMSPEPTAITVGSSMADAARLMRTLRIGALPVIDGGRVVGILTRSDVLEAFSVLEEIEAARETGAFAARPGDAAPSASTGGARPKAPRRD
- a CDS encoding OsmC family protein, with translation MHPLPHQYRVQGSGGADGAIAVTGAGLPPLAAAAPPQFGGPGDQWSPETLLIGAVVTCFVLTFRAIAQASKLTWVRLTCDGDGTLDRIEGVTRFTAIALRAHLVLSAEAEREKAARLLEKAERACLVTNSLALRPVLACEIEVV